The Candidatus Equadaptatus faecalis genomic sequence GTAATCAAGAATTTCCTCAGCCGCGAAAACCGGCAGAGGAGAAAGCAGAAACAAAAACAACACGGACAAAACGGCATACAGTTTTTTCACGTTACGATCTCCGGGTATGCTGCGGCTTTTGGCATGCGCTGAACGCCGCGTATTTTCTGCTCTTATTATACATTATCACAGGAAAAATTAGCAGTGTTATTGAGTATTTCTTATTTGTGAAATTTTGAACAATTTTGAACAAAAGTTAAAAATAATCAAACGCAGTTGACAAAAATAAAAATACTGATAAACTTTGGAACTGCTTATCTGCGGATAAGAGAAAGGACAGGATACAGATGGAGAATCTGGAACTTCAGAAACTGCTTACGGAACGTATGCAGACCATGCCGAACAAAGCGCGCAGGGTTACTGAATATCTGCTTTCACATATGCGCGAAGCCTCGTATCTCTCAATAGGGGCAATCGCCGAACAGCTTAACGTGTCAAAAGCGCAGCTCGTCAGAGTTGCGCAGAATCTCGGATTCAAAGGCTACTCAGAGCTTAAGACGGCAATTCAGGACTGCGTACTTGAACAGATCAATCCATCGGCGCTTCTTGCGCGTGCGCAGCATTCCGACAACAGTGTTGAAGAAAGCATATATCACGCCGAACTGGTGAACATTGAAGATACGATGAAACAGATTACGGACAAGGACGTTGACTATTTCTGCGACCTGCTTTCAAAGGCAAACAACATTTACTGCGTTGGCTGGGGAATATCCTCCCTTGTGATGGAAATGCTTCAGCTCAGGCTCACGGTAATGGGCTGCAAGGCAACGCTTTTCCGCAGGGGCGGACTTACTCTCTGGGAACAGATGCGCTGCGTCAGAAAAGGCGACGTAGTCATAACGTGCGAACTTCCAAGCTATACAGTCGAGGTAAGCGAAGCGATAGAGATAGCCGTACAAAACAGCGCAAAAATCGTTACCATAAGCGATTCACCGGCTGCACCCGTGTGCCGCTCCGCAAATCTCAGCTTCTTCGTGTCAGCTTCAAGTCCAACCTTCGGAAGCAGCATTATCGGACCTCTTTTCCTTACGCACATACTTACTTCGGCTCTTGCCATATCGCTTGGCGAAACCGCCAAACAAGCGCTTGACAAACAGGCTGAATTCCTGCATGACGAGCGTATTTTCCACCCTATATTCGGGTTGAAATATTAATTCTGAGAACACGCAAAAACGACTGGCTGATGCCGGTCGTTTTATTTTCACAAACTGTTGAATAAAGTTCTGTCTTTATGGGGAACAAAATAATCTGTTCAATTTTCGTCCGTATCCTAATACCCTCAAAAAAAACAGTCTCCCCTGCGGGAGACTGT encodes the following:
- a CDS encoding MurR/RpiR family transcriptional regulator, whose translation is MENLELQKLLTERMQTMPNKARRVTEYLLSHMREASYLSIGAIAEQLNVSKAQLVRVAQNLGFKGYSELKTAIQDCVLEQINPSALLARAQHSDNSVEESIYHAELVNIEDTMKQITDKDVDYFCDLLSKANNIYCVGWGISSLVMEMLQLRLTVMGCKATLFRRGGLTLWEQMRCVRKGDVVITCELPSYTVEVSEAIEIAVQNSAKIVTISDSPAAPVCRSANLSFFVSASSPTFGSSIIGPLFLTHILTSALAISLGETAKQALDKQAEFLHDERIFHPIFGLKY